A stretch of DNA from Brevibacterium sp. CBA3109:
GTGCGGATCATCACCGAACGCCAGGGCGCTTCCGGCAACACAGGCAAGGGCGGGCACAGCGCCACCTCGGCGCCGGGTGCCGAGGCCGCCCACGTCGACATCACCGACACCGAATCGGTCAACGCCCTCGTCGCGGCCCATCCTCACTCCCAGGTGCTCGTCATCACCCCGGGCGCAAACGTGCGCAAGCGACTGCTGTCGACAACCGACGAGGAATTCGACCGGGTCATCGACATCAACCTCAAAGGCACCTATCGCCTGATGCGCGGATTCGGTGCCGAAATGGCCGAGCGGGGCCGCGGCTCCATCGTCACCTACTCATCGTTCCGGGCTCTGGCCATCGAGCCTGGTCAGGGCCTCTACGCCGCAGCCAAGGCCGGTGTCGTGCAGCTGACGAAGACGCTGGCCAGTGAGCTGGGGCCACAGGGCGTGCGCGTCAACGCGATCCTGC
This window harbors:
- a CDS encoding SDR family NAD(P)-dependent oxidoreductase → MSQVPQKSTSTKQNSIPTNEDNPSIPSLFDLSGRTAVVVGAGSGLGQASAIGLADAGAHVVVADLNLDGAEETVRIITERQGASGNTGKGGHSATSAPGAEAAHVDITDTESVNALVAAHPHSQVLVITPGANVRKRLLSTTDEEFDRVIDINLKGTYRLMRGFGAEMAERGRGSIVTYSSFRALAIEPGQGLYAAAKAGVVQLTKTLASELGPQGVRVNAILPGPFDTPLTQQIKADEEWWTAYAEKTALGRWGHLHEIAGPVLFLASDASTYVTGHSQLVDGGWMAQDGRFSPRL